A single genomic interval of Rosistilla ulvae harbors:
- a CDS encoding baeRF3 domain-containing protein, producing the protein MIHSINRDQVKRLAGLQGTPHVTLFLPASPDSALASDGNIGLSQLIEKSHQQLAQFWMSATDAHDFLRPLCDLQEDPTFREAQSGGVAIYLSGDTFEVVPGYDQPDSRAVVAGTFCLRPMLLAENQFADFYLLTISKQQLAFYRATLSEITQIHTAGLPVNFEAALRTVVGEPMLVHTGMEALQRSPEAAFDELEDQVDPLAPAFIEYIQQVDEAVCAYLHDRSGFLILAGSEADTALYREHSVCSQRVGKVMTGNIDQYSPEKLLREALPLAVDQLQLQRDSDAREFRERKRPVTLDAREILCAAQVGRIDTLFFDRDATLYGSFHRERNVLQESGQPPQGRPSEECRDLIESAMVQTIIHGGRIHAAPASDMPVRAKMAATLKY; encoded by the coding sequence ATGATTCACTCAATCAATCGCGACCAAGTGAAGCGTCTTGCCGGATTGCAAGGCACGCCCCACGTCACACTCTTTTTGCCTGCATCCCCCGACAGCGCGTTGGCATCCGATGGCAACATCGGTTTGAGTCAATTGATCGAAAAGTCGCATCAACAGTTGGCCCAGTTTTGGATGTCGGCGACAGATGCCCACGATTTCTTGCGGCCGCTGTGCGATCTTCAAGAGGACCCTACTTTCCGGGAGGCGCAGAGCGGAGGTGTTGCAATTTACTTGTCGGGCGACACTTTTGAAGTTGTTCCAGGCTACGACCAACCCGACTCTCGAGCCGTCGTTGCCGGCACGTTTTGTCTCCGCCCGATGCTGTTGGCGGAGAACCAATTCGCCGACTTTTATCTGCTGACGATCAGCAAACAACAATTAGCATTTTATCGCGCCACGTTGTCCGAGATTACCCAGATCCATACTGCTGGACTCCCGGTCAATTTCGAGGCTGCGCTTCGCACGGTTGTAGGCGAACCGATGTTAGTGCACACCGGAATGGAAGCTTTGCAACGTTCGCCGGAGGCGGCTTTCGATGAACTCGAGGACCAAGTCGACCCTCTTGCCCCTGCGTTTATCGAATATATCCAACAAGTCGATGAAGCGGTGTGTGCATATCTGCACGATCGTTCCGGTTTCTTGATCCTTGCCGGATCCGAAGCGGACACAGCACTCTATCGCGAACACAGTGTCTGTTCGCAACGTGTTGGGAAGGTGATGACGGGCAATATCGATCAATATTCCCCCGAAAAGCTGCTTCGCGAAGCGTTGCCGTTGGCCGTCGATCAACTGCAACTGCAGCGTGATTCCGACGCCCGCGAGTTCCGTGAGCGGAAACGCCCAGTCACGCTTGATGCACGGGAGATATTGTGTGCCGCACAGGTGGGACGAATTGACACACTATTCTTCGATCGCGACGCGACGCTCTACGGAAGCTTCCACCGGGAGCGAAATGTGTTGCAGGAAAGTGGTCAACCACCGCAGGGGCGGCCGAGCGAGGAGTGTCGCGATTTGATCGAGTCGGCGATGGTGCAGACGATCATCCATGGCGGCCGGATCCACGCAGCACCGGCTAGCGATATGCCGGTCCGAGCGAAGATGGCGGCGACGCTGAAGTATTGA
- a CDS encoding aminotransferase class V-fold PLP-dependent enzyme, with amino-acid sequence MNTTERSPLAIDAAAYRQDFPILSRQLREGVPLVYLDNAASTQRPQAVIDAMDACYEGYYANVHRGIHTLSEESTQQYEDARLRVARFLSVVNECELIFTPGTTAAINLVARSWGDANIKSGDVILTTMMEHHANIVPWQQLAQRTGCRVEFAPLTEDGRLCIESFDRRLADLQPKLVAVTAASNVLGTINPVAELVAKARDAGAVTLVDAAQAVPHAKVDVNRWNADFVTFSGHKVCGPTGIGVLHGKQQLLDAMPPFLGGGAMIHRVTTSGFEPAGLPEKFEAGTPAIAEAIGLAAAIDYVDAVGLDRIHAYELQLCTIAHEALQEIEGVHILGPAPKHKAGIVSFAIDGVHPHDISQWLDRRGIAVRAGHHCAMPLHELLQISASTRASFYFYNTPEEVLQFADAVRSARDKFNRPRKRT; translated from the coding sequence TTGAATACGACAGAACGCTCTCCGCTGGCGATCGATGCTGCGGCCTATCGCCAAGACTTTCCTATCCTCTCGCGCCAGCTGCGCGAGGGCGTGCCGTTGGTCTATCTCGACAACGCCGCCAGCACCCAGCGGCCGCAAGCGGTCATCGATGCGATGGATGCCTGTTACGAGGGCTATTATGCAAACGTCCATCGCGGCATCCATACGCTCAGCGAAGAATCGACGCAGCAATACGAAGACGCTCGGCTGCGAGTCGCCCGGTTCCTATCGGTTGTAAACGAGTGCGAACTGATCTTCACACCTGGCACAACCGCCGCGATCAATCTCGTCGCTCGCAGCTGGGGCGATGCAAACATCAAATCGGGCGATGTGATCCTAACGACGATGATGGAACATCACGCCAACATCGTCCCCTGGCAACAGCTTGCCCAGCGGACCGGTTGCCGCGTCGAATTCGCTCCGCTGACCGAAGACGGCCGGCTGTGCATCGAATCGTTCGACAGGCGGCTGGCCGACCTGCAACCGAAGTTGGTCGCCGTAACCGCCGCCAGCAACGTGTTGGGGACGATCAATCCTGTCGCCGAATTGGTCGCCAAAGCCCGCGATGCCGGAGCGGTGACGCTGGTCGATGCGGCCCAAGCGGTCCCGCACGCGAAGGTCGATGTGAATCGATGGAACGCCGATTTCGTGACCTTCAGTGGACACAAGGTCTGTGGGCCAACAGGGATCGGCGTCTTGCATGGCAAGCAACAACTGCTCGACGCGATGCCTCCGTTCCTCGGCGGCGGAGCGATGATCCACCGCGTGACCACATCCGGTTTTGAACCGGCCGGTTTGCCCGAGAAGTTCGAAGCCGGAACGCCAGCGATTGCCGAAGCAATCGGCCTGGCCGCGGCGATCGATTACGTCGATGCCGTCGGTCTCGATCGGATTCACGCCTACGAGCTGCAACTGTGCACCATCGCACACGAAGCACTCCAAGAAATCGAAGGGGTGCACATCCTGGGTCCCGCCCCAAAACACAAAGCGGGGATCGTCAGTTTTGCGATCGACGGAGTTCATCCGCACGACATCTCGCAATGGCTCGATCGACGCGGAATCGCCGTCCGCGCGGGGCACCACTGTGCCATGCCACTACACGAATTGCTGCAGATCTCGGCTTCGACTCGGGCCAGTTTCTACTTCTATAACACTCCCGAAGAAGTGCTCCAGTTTGCCGACGCGGTGCGCAGTGCGCGGGACAAATTCAACCGTCCGCGGAAACGGACGTAG
- a CDS encoding iron-sulfur cluster assembly scaffold protein, with amino-acid sequence MSNSYGAIDQTLIDHFEDPYHRGDCEAATHVAEGENSLCGDTMQVQLRISPSDGQIEEAWFDGDGCVVSQAAASMLMETIEAMTPDAIRDFDTRAMLELLGPSIAVSQQKCGLLAWRVLQLALQSPLDEFGDGPTFGGPHLGEEN; translated from the coding sequence ATGTCGAATTCTTATGGAGCGATCGATCAGACGTTGATCGATCATTTTGAGGATCCCTACCACCGTGGCGATTGCGAAGCGGCGACGCACGTGGCCGAGGGAGAAAATTCGTTGTGCGGCGACACGATGCAGGTGCAACTGAGAATCAGCCCCAGCGATGGCCAGATCGAAGAGGCGTGGTTCGACGGCGACGGGTGTGTGGTCAGCCAAGCCGCTGCATCGATGTTGATGGAGACGATCGAAGCGATGACGCCCGACGCGATCCGCGACTTCGACACCCGGGCGATGTTGGAACTGTTAGGTCCTTCGATCGCGGTCAGCCAACAAAAGTGTGGCCTGTTGGCCTGGCGGGTGCTGCAATTGGCGCTGCAATCGCCGCTGGATGAATTCGGCGACGGACCGACCTTTGGCGGCCCACATCTCGGCGAGGAAAACTGA
- a CDS encoding acyl-CoA thioesterase: MSQQHTLTIRVNYHETDGQGRVHHANYLNYFERGRVELLRSLGSSYKQFEADGRMLVVAEMNVKYHQMAEFDDELTLTTTVLEAHGARIRHRYEIFRDDQLLVFAESVIACVRSDGRATRLPAELQQGRRRS, encoded by the coding sequence ATGTCACAACAACACACGCTCACGATCCGCGTCAACTATCACGAAACCGATGGCCAGGGACGCGTTCATCACGCCAACTATCTCAATTATTTCGAGCGTGGCCGCGTCGAATTGCTCCGCAGTTTGGGCTCCAGCTACAAACAGTTCGAAGCCGACGGGCGGATGCTGGTCGTCGCCGAGATGAACGTCAAATACCACCAGATGGCGGAATTCGACGACGAGCTGACGCTGACGACAACGGTCTTGGAAGCTCACGGTGCGAGGATCCGCCATCGGTACGAGATCTTCCGTGACGACCAGTTGCTGGTATTCGCCGAATCGGTGATCGCATGCGTTCGCTCCGATGGAAGAGCCACTCGACTGCCGGCGGAACTTCAGCAGGGGCGACGCCGATCCTAG
- a CDS encoding M42 family metallopeptidase — protein sequence MSRLDQLNPAADAFLKSAIETPSPSGYEERIQALVREYIQPAADEVRTDVHGNVMAIVNPDADTRLMFAGHCDQIGMLVTYIDELGFLYAQTIGGWDPQQLIGQRMIVWTKTGPIPGSIARKPIHLLNDAERKKVVNLNELWIDIGAKDQQSASELVRIGDPVTLKLEMTQLQEGLISGPGMDNKTGMWVVIEALRRAAGMAPTCGIYSVSTVQEEIGLRGATTAAASIKPHVGIAVDVTHATDCPTIDKTQQGDIKLGGGPVIFRGPNMNPKVVQRLVQIADELRIPYQMAAAGRATPNDANALQISSGGVATGLVAIPNRYMHSAVETVSMNDLDSAAELLANFAARLTAEDDFTPSV from the coding sequence TTGTCCCGCCTCGACCAACTCAATCCCGCTGCCGACGCTTTTCTGAAATCCGCCATCGAGACCCCCAGCCCCTCGGGTTACGAAGAACGGATCCAAGCCCTGGTCCGCGAATACATTCAGCCCGCTGCCGATGAAGTGCGCACCGACGTCCACGGCAACGTGATGGCGATCGTCAACCCCGACGCCGACACGCGACTGATGTTTGCCGGGCACTGCGACCAGATCGGGATGCTTGTCACGTATATTGATGAGTTAGGTTTTCTGTACGCCCAGACGATTGGCGGCTGGGATCCGCAACAATTGATCGGCCAGCGGATGATCGTCTGGACGAAAACCGGCCCGATCCCCGGATCGATCGCCCGGAAACCGATCCATCTGCTGAACGATGCCGAGCGGAAGAAGGTTGTGAATCTGAACGAGCTGTGGATCGATATCGGTGCCAAGGACCAACAATCGGCGTCGGAATTGGTTCGCATCGGCGATCCGGTCACGCTCAAACTGGAAATGACTCAACTGCAGGAAGGCTTGATCTCGGGTCCCGGAATGGACAATAAGACCGGCATGTGGGTCGTCATCGAAGCGCTCCGCCGCGCCGCTGGAATGGCTCCCACCTGCGGCATCTACAGTGTCTCGACCGTTCAAGAAGAGATCGGTTTGCGTGGTGCCACGACAGCCGCCGCTAGCATCAAGCCGCACGTCGGGATCGCCGTCGACGTCACTCACGCGACCGATTGCCCCACGATCGACAAGACCCAGCAGGGAGACATCAAGCTTGGTGGCGGACCGGTAATTTTCCGCGGCCCCAACATGAATCCGAAAGTCGTGCAGCGGTTGGTGCAGATCGCCGACGAACTGCGGATCCCGTATCAGATGGCTGCGGCGGGGCGAGCGACGCCCAACGATGCCAACGCGTTGCAGATCAGCAGCGGTGGCGTGGCGACCGGCTTGGTCGCGATTCCTAACCGCTACATGCACAGCGCCGTCGAAACGGTTTCGATGAACGACCTCGACAGCGCGGCCGAACTGTTGGCCAACTTCGCAGCTCGACTGACCGCCGAAGACGACTTCACCCCCAGCGTTTGA
- a CDS encoding DUF1499 domain-containing protein, translating to MGIAIGAIVLLVTGWVFWQVDDWSRDFTTNHAQLDPAADDPLLRPVLAAESVGQLAARVLSFVETTPHWQVERQRGGPDGTELHLTRTTSLFRYVDDIQVRISPVDGGAQLDAESQSRLGKGDLGQNPRNLKELVRGIDGFPSLQEPR from the coding sequence ATGGGAATTGCGATCGGAGCGATTGTCCTGCTGGTCACCGGGTGGGTCTTTTGGCAAGTCGACGACTGGAGCCGCGATTTCACGACGAATCACGCACAGCTCGATCCGGCGGCGGACGATCCGCTATTGCGGCCGGTTTTGGCAGCCGAATCGGTGGGCCAGCTGGCCGCCCGCGTTCTGTCGTTTGTAGAAACGACACCCCACTGGCAAGTGGAACGACAGCGTGGCGGCCCCGACGGAACCGAACTGCACCTGACGCGCACGACCTCGCTGTTCCGCTACGTCGATGACATTCAGGTCCGCATTTCGCCGGTCGACGGCGGGGCGCAGCTGGATGCCGAGAGCCAATCGCGGCTGGGCAAAGGGGATCTCGGCCAGAACCCGCGGAACCTGAAAGAGCTGGTTCGGGGCATCGACGGCTTTCCAAGTCTGCAGGAGCCGCGATAA
- a CDS encoding transposase produces the protein MKRLRRQAVEVDFDGGAWTSDGGLLLLREADQRLDLIRRIDQAIPDPRDPVYTVHPQTENLTSRIIGIAAGYEDANDHDRLRHDPAVPQRLAFPNRTGQHRSQRQQSDQGKKDPTCSRKPDRSKEQLFCSLAHSQSKRLI, from the coding sequence CTGAAACGCCTCCGTCGCCAAGCCGTAGAAGTCGATTTTGATGGCGGTGCTTGGACTTCCGATGGCGGCTTGTTACTTCTGCGTGAGGCCGACCAGCGGCTGGATTTGATTCGTCGAATCGACCAGGCGATCCCAGATCCTCGAGATCCCGTCTACACGGTCCATCCGCAAACTGAAAACCTCACCAGTCGCATCATCGGGATCGCCGCTGGCTACGAAGATGCCAACGATCACGACCGCCTAAGGCATGATCCGGCTGTGCCGCAGCGACTGGCCTTCCCCAATCGCACCGGCCAGCATCGTTCCCAGCGACAGCAGTCTGACCAGGGAAAGAAGGACCCTACGTGCTCACGCAAACCCGACCGATCAAAAGAGCAACTCTTCTGCTCGCTCGCCCATAGCCAATCAAAAAGACTTATTTAG